A segment of the Mytilus trossulus isolate FHL-02 chromosome 12, PNRI_Mtr1.1.1.hap1, whole genome shotgun sequence genome:
attttgctttacacCTACACTGTGTTGGTAACaagttacatgtattttgtcttttttgtttgttaggCCAAAGACGTTTAAATGGTCTcatatattatttcttttttactttaaatgccACAAATTTAtggataatgaaaaaaaatgaaaaaaaaatccatttatttTTAAGGTTGTCATGGCAGTAGTAGGCTTgaaatttaccaatttttcggatgtacatgaatatatatgtaattcaattagtgtatttttttattaaatctcaGAAAAGGTGACAGATTTAATCAGTTAAAAATCGATACAAATGATGTCACAGCTATTAGTGGACAATTATATTGTCTCTGTAAACTGAGTGATATTTGACAATGAGACCTTTTGTAATCTTTTCATTGAGCCGACTCTTAATAATTAAGACTTTAATTTGCCGGCTAACACATTAGATAAAAGTTCACCTGTAGCCTTAATTTTGGATATACTATAATTTCCACTTTTGAACCACATAAAAGCAGTGACTGGTGCAGTTGAAAAGGTTagaacaatatttcatttgtttaaataatttgggaataatgtaaattgaataaatccgcgttacagctaatttcctactGTGTGTAGATGAAGACTTTGGTTGTTTGCTTTTTTGTATAAAGGTTGAATTTGATTATTTGAGTATGTCCAATCGGGCGCATTGCATTTTCgccaatttttgaaaattacaatCTTTAATTTGCGCCATAAGGTTATATTTCACTCGCGCcataaaatagaaacatttgCGCCATTTAACAGGTAATTAAGGTAAGATATAACGGGAAAGTTAAGTATTCGTTGCTCTAAAAGGTTTGTCTCTTCAGTATTTTCCCCTGGATTATTGAGTGAGTTCAATGCCATACTCATTTCTGAAACTGAGAGTCActaatgtttattattaaaaatataatgttcacATGCTCGAGGtttcaaaattgacattttcaacTTAGACATAAACCATTGTGTAAACAGAAGAATTTAGTCCATAATTTTTTATGACCACACATTTAGGTTATCATTAGAATATATGTTCTGAAAATTGAAGACAAGTCGTTTAGTGGGAacccaaataaaataaaaccttGCATAGCCTGTTTAACAATTGACATGGACTGCAAGTCTATCTTTTGGATCAATATGGTATGCATATGAGAGGGGGGTTTTCCAGACATGAATACATCAGGATCGTCGCTTACAAGTTTTGTGCCAGGATAGACTTATTACTTTACTATTGTGCATCATGGTTAGAACTGTTCCAATGTATTACTCCAGTATTTATTATCAAAAgcccttttttaaaatatgtgttttatactatttacctttgatattggcgcaaatgaaaggttttattttggcgcaaatgatttgtttttggcgcaaatgaaattcCAAATGGTGCAAAAGCAAAGCACCGGTCCAATCAAATCTAAATAAGATGTATGCTGGTTTAAGTTCGTCTAGTTATATTGATTGCAGATGTCTATATCAATTTCAATGCATGAGAAAATGTTAatacaaataaagcaaaaaagtcaaccaaaatatttatttacatgcactaggaaataagctgtaatatatttgtaaacTAGTATATCAGTATTAAATTGAATATGCCACCATTTGTTGTGATACTGTGTATATGCCACCATTTGTTGTGATACTGTGTATATGTCACCATTTGTTGTGATACTGTGAATATGTCACCATTTGTTGTGATACTGTGAATAAGTAACCACTTGTTGTGGTACTGTGAATATGTCACCATTTATTGTTATGCTGTGAATATGTCATCATTTATTGTGATACTGAAAATAAGTCACCTTTTATTGTGATACTGTGAATATGTCACAATTTGTTGTGATACAGTGAATTTGTCACCATTTATTATGATACTGTGAATAAGTCACCATTGGTTGTGATACTGTGAATAAGTCACCATTGGTTGTGATACTGTGTATATGTCACCATTTATTGTGATACTGTGAATATCACCATTTGTTGTGATACTGTTAATATGTCACCATTTGTTGTGATACTGTCAATATGTCACCATTTATTGTGATACTGTTAATATGTCACCATTTGTTGTGATTACTGTGTATATGTCACCATTTATTGTGATACTGTGTATATGTCACCATTTGTTGTGATACCGTCAATATGTCACCATTTGTTGTGATACTGTCAATATGTCACCATTTGTTGTGATACTGTGTATATGTCACCATTTGTTGTGATACCGTCAATATGTCACCATTTGTTGTGATACTGTCAATATGTCACCATTTGTTGTGATACTGTCAATATGTCACCATTTGTTGTGATACTGTCAATATGTCACCATTTGTTGTGATACTGTCAATATGTCACCATTTGTTGTGATACTGTCAATATGTCACCATTTGTTGTGATACTGTGTATATGTCACCATTTGTTGTGATACTGTCAATAAGTCACCATTTGTTGTGATACTGTGTATATGTCACCATTTGTTGTGATACTGTCGATATGTCACCATTTGTTGTGATACTGTCAATATGTCACCATTTGTTGTGATACTGTCAATATGTCACCATTTGTTGTGATACTGTGAATAAGTCACCATTTGTTGTGATACTGTGAATATGTCACCATTTGTTGTGATACTGTGTATATGCCAccatttgtttgatactgtcaATATGCCACCATTTGTTGTGATACTGTAAATAAGTTACCATTTGTTGTGATACTGTCAATATGTCCCCATTTGTTGTGATACTGTGTATATGTCGCCATTTGTTGTGATACTGTGAATATGTCACCATTTGTTGTGATACTGTGAATAAGTCACCATTTGTTGTGATACTGTGAATATGTCACCATTCATTGTGATACTGTGATAGTCACCATTTGTTGTGATACTGTGAATAGGTCACCATTTATTGTGATACTGTGTATATGTCACCATTTGTTGTGATACTGTGTATATTTCACCATTATTGTGATACTGTGATTGTAACCATTTGTTGTGATACTGTGTATATGTCACCATTTATTGTGATACTGTGAATTTCACCATTTGTTGTGATACTGTTAATATGTCACCATGTCACCATTTATTGTGATAGTGTGAATAAGTCACCATTTGTTGTGATACTGTGGTGTCACCATATATTGTGATACTGTGAATGTCACCATTTGTTGTGATACTGTTGATATGTCACCATGTCACCATTTACTGTGACACTGTGTATATGTCACCATTTGTTGTGATACTGTGAATATGTCACCATTTATAATGTTACTGTGAATGTCACCATTTATTGTGATACTGTGTATATGTCACCATTTGTTGTGTTACTGTGAATACGTCACCATTTGTTGTGATACTGTGTATATGTCACCATTTGTTGTGCTACTGTGAATATGTCACCATTTATTGTGATACTGTGATTATGTCACCATTTCTTGTAATAATGTGAATATGCATTGGCGGATCAAGGGGGTTCCATGGATTGGAACCCTCCTTTTTGATGGCCGATCACTGAGTTTGGATGGGGAAATATagtttgaccccccccccccccccccctttttttttgtccttggttgggaacccccttttgaaaatggctggatccgcccctgtttTGTCACCATTTGTTGTGATATTGTGAATATTTCaccatttatttgttatttgcttCACGCCCAGTAGCATGCATTTCATAACTTAACTATCCAGGGAATTAATCTATTAAGTAGATAGGCATTTACATTCTTAATTGACCaagattgtcagttttcctatgaatgaatgcattttatttctcatacAATTTACATAGTTACAGTTTATTTCTCTATACATAGTCAAAATGATGgtttattgtcgagcctgcaacttttgttgcagaaagctcgacatagggatagtgatccggcggcggcgttagctaacttcgttaaagctatatattttagcttcatactttgtatatggatgcctcatgttacgaactttccgtcagtcacatgtccaacgtccttgacctcattttcaaggttcagtaattatagttaagtttttgtgttttggtctgtttttcttatactatatgctaCAGGTCTATTATATTTGGtgaatggaatgattgtaaggtataAATGACTAGTTGACAGGTGTCCGATCTGACCATGACATCAtgtcatggttcagtggtcaaagttattttttatagttttgatcTATTTTTCGAATACCATATGCaaaaggtcaactttattttgtgtatggaaatattttatgatctcaTATTATGTCAGTCACGGagattttatttgaccttgacctcattttcatggttcattgatcaatgtttagttttcttggttaactgatgttgagtttatgtgatagctttatatttagaactatcaacattatatcaatgattagtaaagaaggcgagacatttcagcatgtggACTCTtgttgagaataaagatatttacagaatatatatgtataaacaattacattaaaTATTAAAGCACATGTgaacaattcaaaaataaacatcaaattACTAACTAAcctatcgaaggtcggtggtttatttctccgggcactccgactttctccaccaataaaaactggtgCTCAAAAACGCGTTAAAACACCAGAAATGTAAATTCAAATCATTCAATTTGGTTTAACAATGATGAAGGGCGATAAGTCTAAGCTGACACTTCGGATATCTATGCTACTTGGTCAGGAGCCTTTTTATGATCAAAAGTCAGGGTCCATGGACAAGATAacgaaaatatatttgattggCAAATATTATTATACGTTCACAGTGACCACAGCAATCAAAAGCAAAACCGTAGATTTCCGTGGAACcattgatacttttttttattgtattgataAAACTCCTGGTGTTCTTTCTAGAttgtactttaatttgttttatctttatttttcaggTGCCCACCATTTACCGTCATTTAAATTGAACAACTGCTTGATGTGTAAAGGGTACATGCAAAGACAACCTATTCTCTATATTTCTTGATTATTTCAACCAATCAGATTTGAGCAGATATACTCCGTTTTCCAGTGGTATGGCATTGAGATTTTCCCGGGTCTACCTAGACTGATTGTAAGCGGACATTGTGTTTAGGAACTTCCAAATTCACTCTTGAATAGGAACGTGTTACCATGCTGAGCAATATTAGTAATCAAAGTTATGATTTACATTGTGATTGTGACTATGGAAACGACTATATATGTGAGCAAAGTGAATTATTTATTCCAGCTGCATGGATAACCATCACACAACCCTGTTTAACAGTTGAATGCGCATTAGTCAACATTTTTATTATCGCAATAATTTTACGTCCTAAAAATAGAACGCCATCAACAATTCTGTTGTCATCACTAGCCGCTTCGGACTGTTTGACAACCATATTAGCACCAATACCATATCTAATGGGATACGCATTTAACTTTGACGACCTCATAATTGCCGAAGATTCAATTTTGGGCGGATGGATATGGCCAGAACTATACTccaattgtattatattgacGCCTCTTTCCCTGACCTCTTCAGGGTTTCATAtgatgtcagtttgttttacttttatgttAAACATTCAAAAGGTTATTGCTCTGCAATTTCCACTCTGGACTATGAAGAATATGGGAAATAAGGCAACACTATTAGCAATATGTCCATTTGTGCTTGCCGTTTTTGGATTTAATATATGGCGTACAATTACAGGAAATGGATATTATTTCGAAGGGAAGAACGGTGTTTGTTGTATAGTTAAATATAAGAGCCAAATAAATGAATCCTTACTATTTATGAATATATGTCTTATGTTTATAACGCTTGTGATAATATTATGCACGATATATATTTGTTGGAAGCTAAGAACTCTTGGAAAAAACATTCAGATTCCGAACGTCAGTAAAAACAGCAAGAAGATCCCGAACGTTGGGGAAAACAGCACGACGACTCCTAACGCTAGGGGAAACACTCCAAAGATTCCGAACGCTAAAAGAAACAGCCAAATTATTTCCAGAGCTAACAGAAACAGTATGAAGATTCAGAACCCAAAGGCCCAAGCAAAGGTTCGCCGGTCTGCTTTCATAGTGGTTTTTATATCGACGGTATTTATACTGTCTGAAGTGCTTAATTACTTATGGACTATCAACCAATCAGGATTATTGCCATTCAGTCATTCTCTAGACCAGCTATGTGACTCTTTGATGATATTAAGTTGGCAGTTCGGATTTTCTGTAAATTTCATTGTCTATTTTATAATGAGCGCGAAATTGAGGAAAACACTGCAGGCATTTCTTGTCAAATTATTTCACtgtaataaaagaaagaaaggtgaaaacattttttcaagcACCATTACATCAACTCCTAATTCTGCGATTATCTGATCAGGGTCAGTCAACTTCCGGAAATCTACTATTGCGATGTCATCAACAGTTTAAATTATGGTTACAGCGGAGTTTAAAAAGTGACTATAACTATGGACAGTTTATAAATATCGAACTATTACactaatttttatttctataaatgttatttacaaatgtGACCCTCCTATTTGAAGATGTTATTAAACTTAAGTATTCAGCtcattcatgaaaaattataaaaaagaatcaTTGAAATGTAAAGTAACATAGGCAATCTTTTATGAATATTCACAGTCTTCTGTGCTACAATCATACATCAAcctaacccgaataattcagtccGCTTATCTACGATTACTACATTAACCCCGCAAGAAGGGGAGATGGAGTACGAGGAgggactgaattattcgggtaAACATCAACCCATTCGTGTccactcggccgattccgtaccttcGAGCGTAGCGGATTGACCCGAGGATTGCCGATCGATGTCAACAATGTGCTTTGTCATTTACCATCAGTACTAATTAAGCAGGTGCCAACTACCAAAAAACTATATTACAGTTAGTAGTTATTGTGCCACAAAAATAATATGCAAATAAACTATTACATAGATTTCACAagtagactatttaccggatttgatatcacataagcaacacgacgggtgccacatgtggagcaggatctgcttaccctcccggagcacctgagatcacccctagtttttggtggggttcgtgttgtttattctttggttttctatgttgtgtcatttgtactattgtttgtctgtttgcctttttttcatttttagccatgacgttgtcagtctGTTTAAGATTTatcagtttgactgtccctttggtatctttcgtccctcttttataaaccAGTAACACATTCACAACATTCAAGCAACAACTGAATCAAGTCTGTGGTAACTTTGTCGACGACGATAGGTCAGCAATGAATTGCGAATAACAGGGTctaaaaggcaaaataaaatacatgagaAGAAAGCCTGTGAAGAATCCCCGAAAcactgaatatagaaaaatattttgtcgaaCTTTGTATAATTTTCGAGTTGGTCTTTGGTATGATGTTTATACATTGCAACACCAAATCTAATTGTTCCCCAAATCCGCAGAACATAGATTATTAGCCACAGTGTCAAATAATTCTCATCTGATGGTCTGAGGTTGTCAGATAAATCCACAAAACTCAACCGAGCTTGTTTTCGTTCTTTTCtctaaaaacagaaaataagaaAGATAAACATTATGCATTGATTAAGCTTAgctgcaaaataaaaacaaactcgACGACAAAATGAATATTGCATACTTTTTTTGAGAATTTGAATGTACATAAGACGACGTTACATTTTACCTTAGCAACAGTATCTGAGAGCGAAGAGATTTCTGGGACTCTTCTGGTATTGAAATAAAACGATTCAAACATCAGAGTTGTCTCTCTTATTTCGTTAAAAATGCAGACTGTATCgtacaaaaattccaaaatcaaATCACGTATTTGTGTTgcataattgatataaaaatggagatgtggtttgattaccaaagaacattttaaaaataatccaAAGATTGCGCTTTTCTCACTTGctatattttgaataacatATCTTCATAGGACAGTTTTTCCCGCCGAAACTGACCTTctgtgaaaatatataaaataatcagaactattgaaatatttgttcgTTGTTGCTCAGCAATGATGACCAAGATTATGCTGAGATTAATTTTTCCAAAGTTTTGGTTTGAGTCTAAACGATCTCATGATCATAAATTCATGAACCAAAATTGACTAGCAGGCAACACAAAGATAATATACAACTTCCGTCCCTAATGTAAGGTATGGATATTTCACCTCTTTATAAGATATTAACTTTACTAGCAAAGAATATAGCATAGTTGTAACAACAGTACTTAAGCGTTGCCCTTTTCAAATGAGTTACGAATACTTAAaatacaacaaagaaaaaataagtaaatattgcaaataacaataaacgacaaccactgaaatgcATGTTCCTCTTGGCTTTGGGCAGGCACTTTTTACAGTTCGTTCATATGGTGCACTGTATGGataccgctaacatgtttaaactgacacattatgtatgtatttgCCTGTCCCAACATATGTCATTCCgagccttttatatctgactacgcggtatgggctttgctcattgatgatggccgtacagtgacatatagttgttaatttctgtgttatctGGTCTCCTGCGAAGTGTTGTCTCAATTGTCATCATACCtgtcatacctcatcttctttttatacataaagaatggtggcggggtttaacatgtgtGTAAGTGCCCCTCCATCAAATAGCATAGCAATCAGTACATGTTAAATGTCTTATCAGGGAAAAGACGGACGAAAaagttatatattataatacattattcagaagtatatatacaaacaaatcatgtttcttttactaaaaaaaataaaagattaaaatatttcaccTTCTGTATCATATACCCCTTTAAAAGAATATACGAAGCTCCAGTTAGAAGGTACATGAGTAGTTCCCAGCCTTTCCCCGTCACCATCATCCAGAAAAACTGTTCTGCAGGAGTAAGGCATGCTGAGATCCAGCACCACAGACCACTGCCCACCCTGTAGTCCTCACCTATAACACCATGGAGCATTGCTAGTATTACTATAACaactgtaaacaaaaaataaaaaaagatctaCTCGAGTATGATGTTGAATTGATTTCAGTGATGTCTTACTTCCAATGACAAACATTACAGGCGTATTCAAGATGATTACGTCGTGCTTTTTTTATTAGCCTGAAGTGAACTTTTTTTAACATCACAAGGTAATGGTCTCATTTATAAATCAGTATCCTAGACACATTTTGTTACTGCAAGTCTTTCAATCTTTGTTCTGCTCTGCGTTCTTAACGGAGAAATGGCATTCTGAACGTTTTTTGTTTAACTTGTACACTCGCTTGCATTGAAGAAAGTATATTTCTGTTGTATGCTACCATAAAGCCACTGAGACATTAATAGATTGATAAAATAGGAATTTATGCGAATGTTACTTTTCGGGCTTAAATTAATGAAATTCTAAATAGAAAATGATTCAATATAGGCTGAGAACGTAAAACATAGACAAAAAAGGAAATCAGCAGTCAGAAAAATAAACGAATAAAGACTTGTTCGCCAAGAATCTATTCACATATCAGtacattaataaaattgagaatcggaaatgaagaatgtgtcatagagacaaAAAAACTggccaaagagcagataacagccaaaGGCCATCTTTTCTCATAGTTTGTTATATTCAAATAGAAATGGTCAACTAACAGTGTGTgttgttatactttttttttttattcattctaattttactttttatcaggtTACTTCCCTCTTAACATATAATAACCAATAGCATCTTTGttgaaaacagacaaaaaaggATAAAATCTATTGTTTTGCGTTTGCAAGGCAGGTAAAAACTATAGACAACAACTTTGCATTAAAATATAACTTGCGATAAGATAATAGTTTTTGCTCCATGTCGTTAACCATATAGTGACTTCGAGTTGACGAACAGCAATGAAGGCGTTGTTAATTTGCGTTAGGTTTCTTCTttttacatgtagatataatGCGTCATACGcaatatctttttcttttcccTAAAACTTTTTATCGCCAATGACTTAGGCAGAAAACCAAATATCTTTACTTAATAATCGGAAAGTATACAGTTCATTTGTATTTCCTACGTAGCATAGATCGTTGACCTTGGTTTTCTTCCTGTTTCTATAAtataacttgtacaaatgtGTTTTCCAAAGTGTAAAGTGATCAAAATACAATGATCTGATTTTGGTCATTTAATCGATTAAATCatacaaaaaattaagatttaaaacagaatatgtggtataattaccactttgacaactctccacaaaagatcaaatgacacaggagttaaccactataggtcaccgaacgGCCTTCAACGATGAGCAAATCATAATAGTATACTTACGAGGCACTCCCCATGCTACACCATGAACACAGAGCCTCAAAGTGAAATAATGTTCTCTCGTTTTGAAAACAACACTCGTTAGCAAATGAAATGCTATGATTGTAGTCCAGAAAAATGAACATAAGTTTGCCCAAGTCTGGACACTGCCATGAATCAGACAAAGGTAATCACATTCTGTACTAGGGCAGGCTATTTCTATTATTTctgattttccatattttacggCGTACCGGACGTTTCCAACAGTGGAACTTATCGCCATGATGAAATCAGCTATAGTTAAACATACTAGTAACTTTCTTGTCTCGTTCCTTGCCTCATCGGCCAAACTAAATGTAATGAAGATAAACAACGCTCCAACTATCGATAACGGTGCTGATATAAGAGTTAGTACGAGCGGTAGCGTGTCGTACGGATCCTGGTAAATATTCGTATATATAACAGTAGAATTATCATTTCCCATTCTGACAAATGGTAAGAGGATTTTAATACGTACTAGTAGTGGTGTACAAGTATGCACTTGTAATAATGATAATTATGATCAAATCCAAAGTTACACAATTTGGTTGTGCGTCTAACAGAGGCGAATTTACAGAATATGTAACAGGTAACAGAGCTTTATTCATCAGCATTCAAAAATTGACGAAAAAGATGGTGTATTCTCTCCTATTCACATTATGATATTGATATATTCCAATTCAAACAATTTCGACTTAGTATCTGCCTTTATATAATTGGTTTTGAGTCAGATGCCCGTATGTTGAACGGGAGATAACTATACTAGGTGTCCACTGTGTAAAGCAGAATCTTCATGAAGACACTAGTCATCTTTACATGTAAAATGTCGTTTTTTTTCAGTCCAGAAGTTGCTTGTTTGTTCGGGTTACGTTCGTTCAAGAAGAGAGCAcaattgtattaattttttgtagCTCTCTAAAGTcgtttaaaaatataagttgtaatttccaaaaatcaaatgatgaCAGAATGAGGAAGATGCATCTATTAAAAAACGGAAATGAACGAAAATGAACggaaacaatttaaataacaattaatcCAGTCATGTATTGTATAAAAGCACTTAATCATCAAACAGAACCCATAAAGTTTTTTCCCCTCTCATTACCATGATTacgaatataaaatatatgggAAAAGGAAGAGGAAGAAACCTTGATAGTTACCACATAATAAGTACCAGTACTGTCTTCAAATGTTCCGGGTTATTTGATAAGAAACTAGAGAAGATCACCTTGgtctattgttttgttttgccgAGTCGTTTtaggagatgatttttgtaaaatggaACGACGACGGGCGACGACAGCGGACACTTAGTGATGAGGAAAGCTCATGTTCGGGCCAATGAAAAATTTCGATCAATCATATCTATGATGGTATTACATTTTATCAAGTCTAGTGTACATCCGTAACAGAAGTTACAGATTCCGAAGTATAATactgtgaaaataaaattggctGTACTTCTTTATTTTGTCTACTGTTGAAGATTGAATAATGCCCTCAAGAtgtcgtttgtttttctttgtcgtTATGTTGTGTTCTTCTTGACATGCATGTCATTTATCTAGATATGGAAAgtattataaatgtttgaaccctacaaaacatgtacatgtgtaaataaataaattcagtagtttattatttattgatattgaccATCGATTGAAGACGACTAAAATCAATCGGACGTAGTTTTGGCAATACATGACTTCATATTGGACGTCTATTAGAGTTTCAAAATATTGGACGTCGATTTGAGAATGTGACGTCAGATTTGGACGTTGATTTCAAGAAACAGACGTCGATTTGAGGCGTGGCGTCGATATGAGTCTAACATATATGGCatgcaaaaaaattaaataggaGAAATTTAATAATGAATTCAAGGAAAAAAGACTATATTCCTTAACCGACTATAGCCAAATTAATAACTTCGTACTTGAGTTAGCtctttattattgtttattcgAGTGTCATTGGTGATTCTTTTACATGCCAGTTAATGACACCGGGTCTTGGCCAGATCTTTGGCTTTTTCAGGAGTTTGTACATCATTTCACATACCTACGTCAGTAAAACGATGAGTCCTTCTGACATTTTCACATCCCTACCACCATGCAAGAACGAAGTTGAGAAGTATTGATGACCCAAAATGTTCGTCTCGAATATCGATGGTTTGGGTTT
Coding sequences within it:
- the LOC134692777 gene encoding G-protein coupled receptor 157-like; protein product: MGNDNSTVIYTNIYQDPYDTLPLVLTLISAPLSIVGALFIFITFSLADEARNETRKLLVCLTIADFIMAISSTVGNVRYAVKYGKSEIIEIACPSTECDYLCLIHGSVQTWANLCSFFWTTIIAFHLLTSVVFKTREHYFTLRLCVHGVAWGVPLVIVILAMLHGVIGEDYRVGSGLWCWISACLTPAEQFFWMMVTGKGWELLMYLLTGASYILLKGYMIQKRKERKQARLSFVDLSDNLRPSDENYLTLWLIIYVLRIWGTIRFGVAMYKHHTKDQLENYTKFDKIFFYIQCFGDSSQAFFSCILFCLLDPVIRNSLLTYRRRQSYHRLDSVVA
- the LOC134692775 gene encoding uncharacterized protein LOC134692775 — protein: MLSNISNQSYDLHCDCDYGNDYICEQSELFIPAAWITITQPCLTVECALVNIFIIAIILRPKNRTPSTILLSSLAASDCLTTILAPIPYLMGYAFNFDDLIIAEDSILGGWIWPELYSNCIILTPLSLTSSGFHMMSVCFTFMLNIQKVIALQFPLWTMKNMGNKATLLAICPFVLAVFGFNIWRTITGNGYYFEGKNGVCCIVKYKSQINESLLFMNICLMFITLVIILCTIYICWKLRTLGKNIQIPNVSKNSKKIPNVGENSTTTPNARGNTPKIPNAKRNSQIISRANRNSMKIQNPKAQAKVRRSAFIVVFISTVFILSEVLNYLWTINQSGLLPFSHSLDQLCDSLMILSWQFGFSVNFIVYFIMSAKLRKTLQAFLVKLFHCNKRKKGENIFSSTITSTPNSAII